One window from the genome of Pseudanabaena yagii GIHE-NHR1 encodes:
- a CDS encoding XisI protein, which yields MEKLAKYRKIIQYILLTYTEIPYSHGELICKPLFDEVHDSYLLITLGWDRKTRVHGCLVHVDIINDKVWIQRDETEDGITPELVAAGIPASDIVLAFHPADVRPYTGYAIA from the coding sequence ATGGAAAAGCTAGCTAAATATCGCAAAATTATTCAGTATATTTTACTGACTTATACTGAAATTCCCTATTCTCATGGTGAATTAATTTGTAAGCCCCTCTTTGACGAAGTTCATGATAGCTATTTATTAATAACCCTTGGTTGGGATCGTAAAACTCGCGTGCATGGTTGCTTAGTTCATGTAGATATTATTAACGATAAAGTTTGGATACAACGTGATGAGACTGAGGATGGGATAACTCCTGAACTTGTAGCAGCAGGAATCCCAGCTAGTGATATTGTGTTAGCTTTTCATCCTGCGGATGTGCGTCCCTATACTGGCTACGCGATCGCCTGA